Part of the Candidatus Hydrogenedentota bacterium genome, CGACCGCATGGCCATCAACCTCAAGGACAACACCTTCCAGGTGGACCGCCCCCGGGCGGACCAGGTGCCCCTGCAGGGCATAGACGCCGGCGCCGGAGACGCGGGCGGCGGCGCCATGCTGGTATCCGAGGGCGACGTGAAGGACTGGGCCGGCCTCATCGCCGCCCTGCGCGCCGAACTGAAGGACGGCGGCCCCTCGCCCGCGCGACAGATCACCGGCCTGCTCCCGCCGGACAAGCAGAAGATGCTCACCACCATGGACACGGCCGTGCTGCTGGAGAACAAGGGCGAGCTGGTCAAGGTGCTCAACAACGCCGTGAAGAGCCCCAAGCTCTACAACGAGGCCGCCTGGGCAGGAAAGACCCTCCCCGACGAGGCCAAGACCCTCCTCGGCGCGGCGGAGCGCCCCCCGGCCGACCAGGCCCGGCTGAACCGGCTGCTGCTCCACGCGGCCTACCCCGCCCTGGTGGCCGCGCCGTGAGCGGCCCCCTTCTGGAGGCGCAGGGCCTGCAAAAGGCCTTCAAGAAGCGCCAGGTCGTGCGCGGCGTCACCCTGGCCATCCAGCCGGGCGAGGTCGTGGGCCTGCTCGGCCCCAACGGCGCCGGGAAAACCACCACCTTCTCCATGATCGTCGGCCTCCTCCGGCCCGACGGCGGCACCATCCTCTTCCAGGGGCGGGACGTCACCCGCGAGCCCATGTACCGGCGCGCGCGTCTGGGCATCGCCTACCTGCCCCAGGAGCCCTCCGTCTTCCGCAACCTGACGGTGCGGCAGAACCTGCTCGCCATCCTGGAATACCAGCCCCTCGGCCGCGCCGAGCGCAACGC contains:
- the lptB gene encoding LPS export ABC transporter ATP-binding protein, coding for MGRPHRRPARRTEGRRPLARATDHRPAPAGQAEDAHHHGHGRAAGEQGRAGQGAQQRREEPQALQRGRLGRKDPPRRGQDPPRRGGAPPGRPGPAEPAAAPRGLPRPGGRAVSGPLLEAQGLQKAFKKRQVVRGVTLAIQPGEVVGLLGPNGAGKTTTFSMIVGLLRPDGGTILFQGRDVTREPMYRRARLGIAYLPQEPSVFRNLTVRQNLLAILEYQPLGRAERNARADRLLEDLNITHLAASPAYTLSGGERRRTEIARALAIEPKVFLLDEPFAGIDPIAVADLQNTVSRMRDKGIAVLITDHNVRDTLKITDRAYIINEGAVLAAGTPEEISADPRVRQIYLGEHFRLD